The following proteins are encoded in a genomic region of Polyangiaceae bacterium:
- a CDS encoding MATE family efflux transporter → MSVAEPKPSASPPNPTSTPPGAAANPRLRTILALALPIVGGMVSQNLLNLVDTFMVGRLGDAALAGVGLASFTNFLTLALITGLSSGVQAISARRLGEGKREQTALSLNGGLLLALGLGAPLTLLVYFGASTLFPLLVDQQPVVDVGVGYWQMRSLSIVAVGINFAFRGFWNGVGESWRYFVTLLVMHVANVVISYALIFGVWGMPKMGADGAGLGSSIATYIGTLVYFVQAFSRARPLGFLKGLPSREVLANLLRLSTPAGVQQLFFAGGMTAFFTIVGRVGTRELAVSQVLVNLLLLAVLPGMGFGLAAGSLVGQALGRGSGDDARSWGWDVAKLAVCVIAVLVIPGLLFPRFLLAPFLTDQETLALGVTPLRLICVGLPIDTLGLVLMHGLIGAGDAKRTMLVSVATQWLLAIPLAYLLGPVFGFGLIALWLCYMSSRLLNSAVFTAMWQRSGWTEIRV, encoded by the coding sequence ATGTCAGTCGCAGAGCCCAAGCCGTCGGCCTCCCCCCCAAACCCGACTTCAACGCCGCCTGGAGCTGCCGCGAACCCTAGGCTGCGTACGATTCTGGCGTTGGCACTGCCCATCGTCGGCGGGATGGTGTCCCAGAACCTGCTGAACTTGGTGGACACCTTCATGGTGGGGCGGCTTGGAGACGCCGCGCTGGCGGGCGTCGGGCTGGCGTCCTTCACGAACTTCCTGACGCTCGCGCTGATCACTGGCCTGTCTTCCGGCGTGCAGGCCATCAGCGCGCGCCGCCTGGGTGAGGGCAAACGCGAACAGACCGCGCTGAGCTTGAACGGCGGGCTGTTGCTCGCGCTGGGCCTTGGGGCGCCGCTCACGCTGCTCGTGTACTTCGGCGCCTCGACCCTGTTCCCGCTGCTGGTGGACCAGCAGCCAGTGGTCGACGTTGGGGTTGGCTACTGGCAGATGCGATCCCTGTCTATTGTTGCCGTAGGGATCAATTTCGCCTTCCGCGGCTTCTGGAATGGCGTGGGCGAGTCCTGGCGCTACTTCGTGACCTTGCTGGTCATGCACGTGGCCAACGTGGTGATCAGCTACGCGCTGATCTTCGGTGTGTGGGGCATGCCGAAGATGGGTGCCGACGGTGCAGGCCTCGGTAGCAGCATCGCGACGTACATCGGAACGCTGGTGTACTTCGTTCAAGCGTTTTCCCGGGCGCGCCCCCTGGGCTTCCTCAAGGGGCTGCCGAGCCGAGAGGTGCTCGCAAACTTGCTGCGCTTGAGCACCCCTGCCGGGGTTCAGCAGCTGTTCTTTGCTGGGGGGATGACCGCCTTCTTCACCATCGTGGGCCGTGTGGGCACGCGAGAACTCGCCGTGAGCCAGGTGCTGGTGAACTTGCTGCTGCTCGCCGTGTTGCCCGGCATGGGGTTTGGGCTGGCCGCCGGTTCCCTCGTGGGGCAGGCGCTTGGGCGCGGGAGTGGCGACGACGCGCGGAGCTGGGGCTGGGACGTGGCGAAGCTGGCAGTTTGCGTGATCGCCGTGCTGGTGATCCCTGGGCTCTTGTTCCCACGCTTTTTACTGGCGCCTTTCCTCACGGATCAGGAGACGTTGGCACTGGGAGTGACTCCGCTACGCCTGATCTGCGTCGGCCTGCCCATCGACACCCTCGGCCTGGTGCTGATGCACGGCTTGATCGGGGCCGGCGACGCGAAACGCACGATGCTCGTCTCGGTCGCTACCCAGTGGCTCCTGGCGATCCCCCTCGCCTACCTGCTCGGGCCGGTGTTCGGCTTTGGGTTGATCGCTCTCTGGCTCTGCTACATGTCGAGCCGCCTGCTGAACAGCGCCGTGTTCACCGCGATGTGGCAGCGCAGCGGCTGGACGGAGATACGGGTCTAG
- a CDS encoding alpha/beta fold hydrolase, with translation MELTSFGGLGVRLSALRPGETPRGLVVLMHGFGASGSDLVPLGRQIPTPPGVRYAFPEAPLVLDPLFDARAWWPIDVVALERAMARGEHRDRTQEEPPELAAVSTQLERCLNEMQEALGMQGLPLVLGGFSQGSMLACDVAARNNIALRGLWVMSGTLLAEPRWRAGFAKRGSERPPMRVLQSHGRHDPLLSFEHAERLKALFEAASLPLEWLPFNGQHELPQSLLGAAGQFLDAVFSGDGSDGGEG, from the coding sequence ATGGAGCTGACTAGCTTCGGTGGACTTGGCGTCCGACTGAGCGCGTTGCGCCCCGGGGAAACTCCTCGCGGGCTCGTGGTGTTGATGCATGGCTTCGGAGCGAGCGGGTCCGATCTGGTGCCTCTCGGGCGGCAGATCCCGACGCCCCCAGGAGTCCGCTACGCGTTCCCCGAAGCCCCACTCGTGCTCGATCCACTATTCGACGCGCGAGCCTGGTGGCCGATCGACGTCGTAGCTCTAGAACGCGCGATGGCCCGCGGCGAGCATCGCGACCGCACCCAGGAAGAACCCCCAGAGCTCGCCGCCGTGAGCACGCAGCTCGAGCGCTGCCTGAACGAGATGCAAGAAGCGCTCGGGATGCAGGGGCTACCCCTGGTGCTGGGCGGCTTCAGCCAAGGGTCGATGCTCGCGTGCGATGTTGCCGCACGGAATAATATCGCGCTGCGCGGGCTGTGGGTGATGAGCGGAACCTTGCTGGCGGAGCCCCGTTGGCGAGCTGGCTTCGCCAAGCGAGGTAGCGAGCGACCGCCCATGCGCGTCCTGCAGAGCCATGGTCGCCACGACCCGCTGCTGTCCTTTGAGCACGCGGAGCGTTTGAAGGCGCTCTTCGAGGCCGCGTCACTGCCCCTCGAGTGGCTCCCATTCAACGGCCAGCACGAGCTACCCCAGTCGCTGCTCGGCGCCGCTGGCCAGTTCCTGGACGCAGTCTTCTCGGGCGACGGATCGGATGGGGGTGAGGGATGA
- a CDS encoding tetratricopeptide repeat protein, producing MRSQLFALSLATLSAAGLWGGTAKAVDPVAESMFQQALTMMQDGDFEKACQTLEASQKLEKKSGTLIVLANCYEHLGRTATAWAQYKEAAAMARSEGRDKHAAKATELARKLESQLTKLRIDAQQLQGGVDLKVTLDGKVVVAGSLGVAFAVDPGHHVIEASAPGRRTWVHEFEIVGASPPTVIAVPLLEEVPEEPANTAPAPVASKPEPEPVVPVVSSDVAGDAGPQAGGPPTWAWVAGGTGVVLLGAATFFFLDASSAGSDLDAQCGSSRNKCPTGYDADADFSREKRGYALGWGLGVAGLVGAGVFVVGLTWSSDDGQATLQPSVAADQRSGFLGVNGTF from the coding sequence ATGAGAAGTCAGTTGTTCGCCCTCTCTTTGGCCACGTTGTCAGCCGCTGGGTTGTGGGGTGGAACCGCGAAGGCGGTGGACCCGGTGGCTGAGTCGATGTTTCAGCAGGCGCTGACCATGATGCAGGACGGCGACTTCGAGAAGGCATGTCAGACCCTGGAGGCCAGCCAAAAGCTCGAGAAAAAGAGCGGAACGTTGATCGTCTTGGCCAACTGCTACGAGCACCTCGGGCGCACCGCGACGGCCTGGGCGCAGTACAAGGAGGCGGCCGCGATGGCTCGCTCCGAGGGCAGAGACAAGCACGCCGCGAAGGCGACGGAGCTGGCGCGCAAGCTCGAGTCCCAGCTCACCAAGCTCCGCATCGACGCTCAGCAGCTGCAAGGTGGAGTCGACCTGAAGGTGACCTTGGATGGGAAAGTGGTCGTCGCCGGGTCCCTCGGTGTGGCCTTTGCTGTCGACCCAGGTCATCACGTGATCGAAGCTTCCGCGCCGGGGCGCCGCACTTGGGTCCACGAGTTCGAGATCGTCGGCGCTTCACCGCCCACGGTGATCGCCGTGCCCTTGCTCGAAGAAGTGCCAGAGGAACCGGCGAACACTGCGCCAGCCCCGGTAGCGAGCAAGCCAGAGCCGGAGCCCGTTGTGCCCGTGGTGTCGAGTGACGTCGCCGGCGACGCGGGGCCGCAGGCCGGGGGACCGCCCACCTGGGCGTGGGTCGCGGGAGGGACGGGCGTCGTGCTGCTGGGGGCGGCGACGTTCTTCTTCCTCGACGCCAGCAGCGCGGGCTCGGACCTGGACGCGCAGTGTGGTTCCTCGAGGAATAAATGCCCGACGGGGTATGACGCCGACGCGGACTTCTCGCGAGAGAAGCGCGGTTATGCCCTCGGCTGGGGGCTCGGTGTCGCCGGCCTCGTCGGCGCAGGCGTGTTCGTGGTTGGGCTCACCTGGAGCTCTGACGACGGGCAGGCCACGCTGCAGCCGAGTGTCGCCGCCGACCAGCGGTCGGGCTTCCTGGGAGTGAACGGAACCTTCTAA
- a CDS encoding serine/threonine protein kinase, whose protein sequence is MTTPPSQLKPGTVFQNRYEVVRLIGRGGMGHVYEAKQLRTGQRRALKVMAEAIAEDDGARRRFEREARIVAKIKSDHIVEIIDAGVEEATNCPFIVMELLEGEELAQGLSRHGVLQPELALTLLEQAAMALDRAHSAEVVHRDLKPENLFVTRRDDGSPRVKVLDFGIAKVLDEKASATNVTKGIIGTPLYIAPEQASGDDPISPRTDVYALAHIAYTVLVGEAYWIEEENTAENAMQLLFAMLRGNPELPTERALRRREVTLPAAFDRWFHKATALNPVERFESAGRCIAALKDAFGMATADTLPPPDPALTVVEASPQREKKHADGGNYKGSLSPARGSGSFISADASPGSPTPTSQVTQNAVSHTLGGQRARWRLPVVGGLAMLALFAWLGVRALSQSTEATSTDTAASGAALLGSTVELPAEPPATAPPTPSTATAPTEAPAEAPAVASAAEAAASEPATNKPGASSTAAAAVEAAVQRPPHAAPRPKPTSKPTSTGYVPPVDDR, encoded by the coding sequence ATGACGACACCGCCAAGTCAGCTGAAGCCAGGGACCGTATTTCAGAACCGCTACGAGGTCGTGCGTCTGATCGGCCGCGGCGGAATGGGTCACGTCTACGAAGCCAAGCAGCTTCGCACGGGGCAGCGACGCGCGCTGAAGGTGATGGCGGAGGCGATCGCCGAAGACGATGGTGCGCGCAGGCGCTTCGAGCGGGAAGCCCGCATCGTCGCCAAGATCAAGAGCGACCACATCGTCGAGATCATCGACGCTGGCGTTGAAGAAGCCACGAATTGCCCGTTCATCGTCATGGAGCTGCTCGAAGGCGAGGAGCTGGCGCAGGGCCTCAGTCGACATGGCGTCTTGCAGCCGGAGCTGGCGCTCACCTTGCTTGAACAAGCTGCGATGGCTCTCGACCGCGCGCACTCGGCCGAGGTGGTTCATCGCGATCTCAAACCGGAGAATCTGTTCGTCACGCGGCGCGATGACGGTAGCCCGCGGGTCAAGGTGCTCGACTTCGGCATCGCCAAGGTGCTCGACGAGAAGGCATCGGCCACCAACGTCACCAAGGGCATCATCGGTACTCCGCTCTACATCGCACCCGAGCAGGCGAGCGGCGACGACCCGATTTCGCCTCGCACAGACGTCTACGCGCTGGCGCACATCGCCTACACGGTGCTGGTCGGCGAAGCTTACTGGATCGAGGAGGAAAATACCGCGGAGAACGCGATGCAGCTCCTGTTCGCGATGCTACGTGGAAACCCAGAGCTGCCGACGGAGCGAGCCCTGCGGCGTCGCGAGGTGACGCTGCCGGCAGCCTTCGATCGTTGGTTCCACAAGGCAACGGCGCTGAACCCTGTGGAGCGCTTCGAGAGCGCCGGCCGCTGCATTGCAGCGCTAAAGGACGCCTTTGGGATGGCCACGGCAGATACGCTGCCTCCGCCGGATCCTGCGCTCACGGTGGTCGAGGCGTCACCCCAGCGCGAAAAGAAGCACGCCGACGGCGGGAACTACAAAGGGTCGCTCTCGCCCGCGCGGGGCAGCGGGTCGTTCATCAGCGCCGACGCGTCGCCGGGTAGTCCCACGCCAACCAGTCAGGTGACGCAGAACGCGGTGTCGCACACCTTGGGCGGTCAGCGGGCACGCTGGCGGCTGCCGGTAGTCGGTGGCTTGGCGATGCTTGCCCTGTTCGCTTGGTTGGGGGTGAGGGCGCTCAGTCAGTCCACGGAAGCGACGTCCACGGACACGGCCGCCAGCGGAGCCGCGCTCTTGGGATCGACCGTCGAGCTCCCGGCGGAGCCGCCAGCCACGGCGCCTCCAACGCCTTCGACGGCGACAGCTCCGACGGAAGCTCCGGCGGAAGCCCCGGCCGTGGCGAGCGCCGCTGAAGCCGCCGCCAGCGAGCCTGCAACCAACAAGCCCGGCGCGTCCAGCACCGCTGCCGCGGCGGTGGAAGCTGCCGTCCAGAGGCCGCCACACGCGGCGCCGAGACCGAAGCCCACCTCGAAACCAACCAGCACCGGCTACGTCCCTCCGGTGGATGATCGCTAG
- a CDS encoding Ppx/GppA family phosphatase: protein MKLAAIDIGSNSIHMVVAETTGRESFEVIDREKDMVKLGAGAFRDHRLTPRAFDAGLEVLGRYRKLADRLGADEILAVATEAIRDTENGGEFLSRVGVETGIEPRVISGREEARLIYLAVRHALEFGNDKILEIDIGGGSVELIVGDTRHLLLSESVKLGVQRLRDLFGEQPLGKGRRKQLEDHVKRVAGPAIKHAKALGFSRVVGTSGTIRALGDAAHRLAGKQAWRSVNAEVADLKDLRRLSERLVAAPQAERSDLKGVDRERSDTIHLGSVLLCELLELANADSITLCEASLREGVILEFLGRKTDGSALLSIPDVRPRATLQLARKYGMGGPRERHVSKLALQIFDQTVLFHELGSREREILEYSAFLFSVGQYIGFRNYQAHSDYIISNSGIRGFNDEEVELISLVVLFHRKSEPSKKHPRVKALDKPTRRALKVLSAILRISVGLDRSNSQSVNNVRCEAHDGVLRLRVSGEDDLELAIWGGQRRSEPLGKALDLDVEVLRAERSDED from the coding sequence ATGAAACTCGCGGCAATCGACATCGGTTCCAACTCGATTCACATGGTGGTGGCCGAGACCACCGGCCGCGAGAGCTTCGAGGTGATCGACCGCGAAAAGGACATGGTCAAGCTCGGGGCCGGCGCTTTTCGCGACCATCGCCTCACCCCTCGAGCATTCGACGCCGGTCTGGAGGTGCTGGGCCGCTACCGCAAGCTGGCGGACCGCCTCGGCGCCGACGAGATCCTCGCGGTAGCAACGGAGGCGATCCGCGATACGGAAAATGGCGGCGAGTTCCTCTCCCGCGTTGGGGTCGAGACAGGCATCGAGCCCCGGGTGATCTCCGGACGCGAAGAGGCGCGGCTGATCTATCTGGCGGTGCGCCATGCGCTGGAGTTCGGCAACGACAAGATCCTCGAGATCGACATCGGTGGTGGCAGCGTCGAGTTGATCGTCGGCGACACGCGGCACCTGCTCCTGAGCGAGAGCGTGAAGCTCGGCGTTCAGCGACTTCGGGATCTCTTCGGTGAACAACCCCTTGGCAAGGGACGCCGCAAGCAGCTCGAAGACCACGTGAAGCGCGTCGCCGGTCCAGCCATCAAACACGCCAAGGCGCTGGGGTTCAGCCGCGTGGTGGGGACGTCGGGCACGATTCGCGCCTTGGGCGACGCCGCCCATCGCCTGGCAGGCAAGCAGGCCTGGCGCTCCGTGAACGCGGAGGTCGCCGACCTGAAGGACCTGCGTCGCCTCTCGGAACGCCTGGTCGCCGCTCCCCAAGCCGAGCGCAGCGACCTGAAGGGCGTCGATCGGGAGCGCAGCGATACCATCCATCTAGGCTCGGTTCTGCTGTGCGAGCTACTCGAGCTGGCCAACGCCGACAGCATCACTCTCTGCGAGGCCTCCCTGCGCGAGGGCGTGATCCTGGAGTTTTTAGGGCGCAAGACGGATGGTAGCGCACTGCTCTCGATCCCTGACGTGCGGCCTCGAGCGACTCTACAGCTCGCCCGCAAGTACGGCATGGGTGGGCCCCGGGAGCGCCACGTATCGAAGCTCGCGCTGCAGATCTTCGATCAGACGGTACTCTTTCACGAGCTGGGCTCCCGTGAGCGGGAGATCTTGGAGTACTCTGCCTTCCTCTTTTCCGTAGGGCAATATATCGGCTTTCGGAACTACCAAGCCCACTCAGACTACATCATCTCGAACTCGGGGATCCGCGGGTTCAACGACGAAGAGGTCGAGCTGATCAGCCTGGTGGTGCTCTTTCATCGCAAGAGCGAGCCATCCAAGAAGCATCCCCGAGTCAAAGCCCTGGACAAGCCAACCAGGCGCGCGTTGAAGGTGCTGAGCGCGATCTTGCGCATCAGCGTCGGTCTCGATCGCTCGAACAGCCAGTCCGTCAACAACGTCCGCTGTGAGGCCCACGATGGCGTGCTGCGACTGCGGGTGAGCGGTGAGGACGACCTCGAGCTCGCGATCTGGGGCGGGCAACGCCGCAGCGAGCCCCTCGGCAAAGCGCTAGACCTGGACGTCGAAGTCCTCCGCGCCGAGCGCTCCGACGAGGACTGA
- a CDS encoding FHA domain-containing protein: MTAWLKDRHGVRIQLSAAGVMLGRDSTCSIVLSSPFASRRHALVTHGKQGTQIFCLGRHGVQVNERPVQIEAWLQDGDVLELPGARFSVEIEPASSSPGPWLLETDSQRYRVLGPIFSIGGGAKDQLNVSGWPPGALVLTTVDRGLVGQATAAIEINGRSVVEDELISMDDRDEISYGGTRLRLLRDGKGIASTSGDADHFPVSVDLEFLPNGGLLRICLDDEYRVFLADRRCDLIASLLRPPAPAKPGDWVSDAQLIPMIWHGDGATRVQLNTLIHRTRQTLTQAGVDGSRLVERARGGRGTRFLIGPATLVSVV; this comes from the coding sequence ATGACCGCGTGGCTGAAGGACCGCCACGGTGTCCGCATCCAGCTGTCCGCGGCTGGGGTGATGTTGGGGCGCGATTCGACCTGCAGCATCGTGCTGTCGTCTCCCTTCGCGAGTCGTCGCCACGCGCTGGTGACCCACGGAAAGCAGGGGACGCAGATCTTCTGCCTTGGGCGCCACGGAGTTCAGGTCAACGAGCGGCCGGTCCAGATCGAAGCCTGGCTCCAGGATGGCGACGTACTCGAGCTGCCTGGCGCGCGCTTCTCCGTCGAGATCGAGCCAGCGAGCAGCTCCCCGGGGCCCTGGTTGCTCGAGACCGATTCCCAGCGCTACCGGGTGCTGGGACCGATCTTCAGCATCGGTGGTGGCGCGAAGGATCAGCTCAACGTCTCCGGCTGGCCCCCTGGAGCCCTGGTGCTGACCACCGTCGATCGCGGCTTGGTGGGGCAAGCCACGGCGGCCATCGAGATCAACGGTCGCAGCGTCGTCGAAGATGAACTCATCTCGATGGATGACCGCGATGAGATTTCCTACGGCGGAACACGCTTGCGCTTGCTGAGGGACGGCAAGGGGATCGCCAGCACGTCGGGCGACGCGGATCACTTTCCAGTCAGCGTCGACCTCGAGTTTCTGCCGAACGGTGGGCTCCTGCGGATCTGCCTCGACGATGAGTACCGCGTGTTCCTCGCGGATAGGCGCTGTGACCTGATCGCGTCGCTGTTGCGGCCCCCAGCGCCAGCAAAGCCTGGCGATTGGGTCAGCGACGCCCAGCTGATCCCGATGATTTGGCACGGTGACGGCGCGACTCGGGTGCAGCTGAACACCTTGATCCACCGCACTCGCCAGACGCTGACTCAGGCTGGGGTCGATGGTTCACGCCTGGTTGAGCGGGCGCGCGGCGGGCGCGGAACGCGCTTCTTGATCGGGCCCGCGACGCTGGTGAGTGTGGTCTAG